In one Nocardia tengchongensis genomic region, the following are encoded:
- a CDS encoding DUF6350 family protein encodes MSAPRTALARLSDPDLRAPRRSPPRPRGGGGGGGFGSLTPEFARVLMLVAARASAITLLIIFILVYATLFAAGGGTGGSSGAIAASWLAVHQVPLVIGKTGIGLWPLLPTLLMLWLVARDSAQAADSDCEINDLGWVAGAAVGGPLLITAVCLAVAEDAAALVPLQPPDTLAAFAWVAWLNLLAAVAGIGSRRWREFADLLPIPLPDWVVPGARAGARAVGRLLAASALVTVVSFLLHWSRIGDTYHAAAGSISGALGLSVLSLAYLPNVVVDGVSVLVGGQVEIGPGSLSLFGIEGAPVPAVPVAAAVPAGPVALWWLALLLVPAAIGVLSGLECGRSSHDRATAPWATLTAAGVAAVAMALLGAVAGGELGTFGRIAPTVLGAVLVFVWLAVAGYVGMLGARRFGGPAAVPAVAYDDYEDDEYEYEDYADDGYDYADDEYDDDDYDDEYDDHDDELDDEDPAADEPHADSGWYDDEDLDGALVAELVDDQDGDEPVAGVKSVDNPDIVDAEVVEGDLPDK; translated from the coding sequence ATGAGTGCCCCGAGAACTGCCCTGGCTCGCCTGAGCGACCCCGATCTGCGGGCGCCGCGACGGTCGCCGCCGCGGCCGCGGGGCGGGGGCGGCGGCGGTGGATTCGGCTCGCTGACGCCGGAATTCGCACGGGTCCTGATGCTGGTCGCGGCCCGGGCGTCGGCCATCACGCTGCTGATCATCTTCATCCTGGTGTACGCCACCCTGTTCGCGGCGGGTGGCGGCACGGGCGGGTCGTCCGGTGCGATCGCGGCGAGCTGGCTTGCGGTGCATCAGGTTCCGCTGGTGATCGGCAAGACCGGGATCGGGCTGTGGCCGCTGCTGCCGACCCTGCTGATGCTGTGGCTGGTGGCCCGCGACAGCGCGCAGGCCGCCGACTCCGACTGCGAGATCAACGATCTGGGCTGGGTGGCCGGCGCCGCCGTGGGCGGCCCGCTGCTGATCACCGCGGTCTGCCTGGCCGTGGCCGAGGACGCGGCGGCCCTGGTGCCGCTGCAGCCGCCGGACACGCTCGCCGCGTTCGCCTGGGTGGCCTGGCTGAATCTGCTGGCGGCGGTGGCGGGTATCGGGTCGCGGCGTTGGCGCGAGTTCGCCGACCTACTGCCGATTCCGCTGCCGGACTGGGTGGTTCCCGGGGCCCGGGCCGGTGCGCGGGCGGTGGGCCGGCTGCTGGCGGCTTCGGCCCTGGTGACCGTGGTGTCGTTCCTGCTGCACTGGTCCCGGATCGGCGACACCTATCACGCCGCCGCCGGAAGCATCTCCGGCGCACTGGGTTTGAGCGTCCTGTCGCTGGCCTACCTGCCGAACGTCGTGGTCGACGGGGTGAGCGTGCTGGTGGGCGGCCAGGTCGAGATCGGCCCGGGCTCGTTGAGCCTGTTCGGGATCGAGGGCGCGCCGGTGCCCGCGGTGCCGGTGGCGGCCGCGGTGCCCGCGGGCCCGGTGGCGTTGTGGTGGCTGGCGCTGCTGCTGGTGCCCGCCGCGATCGGTGTGCTGTCGGGCCTGGAATGCGGTCGCTCCTCCCATGATCGGGCCACCGCGCCCTGGGCGACGCTGACCGCCGCCGGCGTCGCGGCCGTCGCGATGGCGCTGCTCGGCGCTGTCGCCGGGGGCGAGCTCGGCACCTTCGGCCGGATCGCGCCGACCGTGCTGGGCGCGGTGCTGGTGTTCGTCTGGCTCGCGGTCGCCGGCTATGTCGGCATGCTGGGCGCGCGCCGGTTCGGCGGCCCGGCCGCGGTGCCCGCTGTCGCCTACGACGACTACGAGGACGACGAGTACGAGTACGAGGACTACGCGGACGACGGCTACGACTACGCGGACGACGAGTACGACGACGATGACTACGACGACGAGTACGACGACCACGACGACGAACTCGACGACGAGGACCCCGCCGCCGACGAGCCGCACGCCGACAGCGGCTGGTACGACGACGAGGACCTCGACGGCGCCCTGGTCGCGGAACTGGTCGACGACCAGGACGGCGACGAGCCCGTGGCCGGTGTGAAATCCGTCGACAACCCCGACATCGTCGACGCCGAAGTGGTAGAGGGAGACCTGCCGGACAAGTAG
- the purN gene encoding phosphoribosylglycinamide formyltransferase, with translation MLPPTAPASVVVLASGTGSLLRSLLEATRQPGYPAQVVAVGVDRDCAATEHAEAFDVSSFKVALGEFADRAEWDLALTEIVAAFEPDLVVSAGFMKILGPAFMDRFGGRIINTHPALLPAFPGAHGVRDALAYGVRVTGSTVHLVDSGIDTGPILAQEAVTVLPDDDEATLHERIKVVERRLLAETVAAVATRGIVSDGRKAVIPDERVLR, from the coding sequence ATGTTGCCGCCGACCGCACCCGCGTCCGTCGTGGTGCTCGCCTCCGGCACCGGGTCTCTGCTGCGTTCTCTGCTGGAAGCGACCCGGCAGCCGGGTTATCCGGCGCAGGTGGTCGCCGTCGGGGTGGATCGCGATTGCGCCGCCACCGAGCATGCCGAGGCCTTCGACGTGTCGTCGTTCAAGGTCGCGCTGGGTGAGTTCGCCGATCGCGCCGAGTGGGATCTGGCGTTGACCGAGATCGTGGCCGCCTTCGAACCCGATCTGGTGGTGTCGGCGGGTTTCATGAAGATTCTGGGTCCCGCGTTCATGGACCGTTTCGGCGGTCGCATCATCAACACCCATCCCGCGTTGCTGCCCGCGTTCCCGGGGGCGCACGGGGTGCGGGACGCGCTCGCGTACGGCGTGCGGGTGACCGGTTCGACCGTGCACCTGGTCGATTCGGGCATCGATACCGGGCCGATCCTGGCGCAGGAGGCGGTCACCGTGCTGCCCGATGACGACGAGGCGACCCTGCACGAGCGCATCAAGGTCGTGGAGCGCCGGCTGCTGGCGGAGACCGTCGCCGCCGTCGCTACCCGAGGCATTGTCTCCGATGGACGAAAGGCAGTTATCCCAGATGAGCGAGTTCTCCGGTGA
- the purH gene encoding bifunctional phosphoribosylaminoimidazolecarboxamide formyltransferase/IMP cyclohydrolase, protein MSERKPIKRALVSVYDKTGLIELATGLHQAGVELVSTGSTAGKIADAGIPVTKVEDLTGFPETLDGRVKTLHPRVHAGILADTRKEEHVDQLVELGVEAFQLVVVNLYPFTQTVASGASVDECVEQIDIGGPSMVRAAAKNHPSVAVVVNTGDYAEAIAAVQQGGFTLAERTALAAKAFQHTATYDVAVASWMTSVAVPAVAPESDAAQQFPEWIGGTWQREDVLRYGENPHQAAALYTNQGGPQGLAQAKQLHGKEMSYNNYTDADAAWRAAYDFDAPAVAVIKHANPCGIAVGADIAEAHRKAHATDPVSAYGGVIAANREVSVEMAEQVAEIFTEVIVAPSYADGAVEVLARKKNVRVLVAEPAQRKGAELRPVSGGVLLQDRDILDAEGDSAANWTLAAGEAADEATLRDLEFAWRACRAVKSNAILLADEGAAVGVGMGQVNRVDSCKLAVERAGERAKGAVAASDAFFPFSDGPQILVAAGVRAIVHPGGSIRDKDTIELCREAGVTLYLTGSRHFAH, encoded by the coding sequence GTGAGTGAACGCAAGCCGATCAAGCGGGCCCTCGTAAGCGTCTACGACAAGACCGGTCTGATCGAACTGGCCACCGGTCTGCACCAGGCGGGCGTGGAGCTGGTCTCCACCGGTTCGACCGCCGGCAAGATCGCCGACGCCGGCATCCCGGTCACCAAAGTCGAAGACCTGACCGGTTTCCCGGAGACCCTGGACGGCCGGGTCAAGACGCTGCACCCGCGCGTGCACGCCGGTATCCTGGCCGACACCCGCAAGGAAGAGCACGTCGACCAGCTCGTCGAGCTGGGTGTCGAGGCCTTCCAGCTCGTGGTGGTGAACTTGTACCCGTTCACCCAGACCGTGGCGTCGGGCGCGAGCGTCGACGAGTGCGTCGAGCAGATCGACATCGGCGGCCCGTCCATGGTGCGCGCCGCCGCCAAGAACCACCCGTCGGTGGCCGTGGTCGTCAACACCGGTGACTACGCCGAGGCGATCGCCGCCGTGCAGCAGGGTGGTTTCACCCTCGCCGAGCGGACCGCCCTGGCCGCCAAGGCTTTCCAGCACACCGCCACCTACGATGTGGCCGTCGCCAGCTGGATGACCAGTGTCGCGGTTCCGGCCGTGGCGCCGGAATCCGATGCCGCGCAGCAGTTCCCGGAGTGGATCGGCGGCACCTGGCAGCGCGAGGACGTGCTGCGTTACGGCGAGAACCCGCATCAGGCCGCGGCGCTGTACACCAATCAGGGTGGCCCGCAGGGGCTGGCGCAGGCGAAGCAGTTGCACGGCAAGGAGATGTCGTACAACAACTACACCGACGCCGACGCCGCCTGGCGCGCCGCCTACGACTTCGACGCCCCGGCCGTGGCGGTCATCAAGCACGCCAACCCGTGCGGCATCGCGGTGGGCGCGGATATCGCCGAGGCGCACCGCAAGGCGCACGCCACCGACCCGGTCTCCGCGTACGGCGGCGTGATCGCGGCCAACCGTGAGGTCTCGGTCGAGATGGCCGAGCAGGTCGCCGAGATCTTCACCGAGGTCATCGTGGCCCCGTCCTACGCCGACGGCGCGGTCGAGGTGCTGGCGCGCAAGAAGAACGTGCGTGTGCTGGTGGCCGAGCCGGCCCAGCGCAAGGGTGCGGAGCTGCGTCCGGTCAGCGGCGGCGTGCTGCTGCAGGACCGCGACATCCTCGACGCCGAGGGCGACAGCGCGGCGAACTGGACCCTGGCCGCCGGTGAGGCCGCCGACGAGGCCACCCTGCGCGATCTCGAATTCGCTTGGCGCGCTTGCCGTGCCGTGAAGTCCAACGCGATCCTGCTGGCCGACGAGGGTGCGGCCGTGGGTGTCGGTATGGGCCAGGTGAACCGGGTCGATTCCTGCAAGCTGGCGGTGGAGCGGGCCGGTGAGCGCGCCAAGGGCGCGGTGGCCGCGTCCGACGCGTTCTTCCCGTTCTCGGACGGGCCGCAGATCCTGGTCGCCGCGGGCGTGCGCGCCATCGTGCACCCGGGTGGTTCGATCCGCGACAAGGACACCATCGAGCTGTGCCGTGAGGCCGGAGTCACCTTGTACCTCACCGGGTCTCGGCACTTCGCGCACTGA
- a CDS encoding LysM peptidoglycan-binding domain-containing protein — translation MGDSLKVGEELGRGQSLQGGAYTLTLQDDGNLVLSDPSGKVEWASGTNGQGVVKATLQDDGNFVLYKEDGAAWSTETNGKSADRLVVQADRNVVLYGSDGGSLWSSGTNTDNPLPAPEPVQTQAAAVEDVPPPPPAAQTYTVEPGDTLWAIAERFYGDGNRYQEIANASGIDNPDAINPGQVLTIP, via the coding sequence GTGGGCGACTCGTTGAAGGTTGGCGAAGAACTCGGTCGTGGTCAGTCGCTGCAAGGCGGCGCTTACACCCTGACTCTGCAAGATGATGGCAACCTGGTGCTGTCCGACCCGAGCGGCAAGGTCGAATGGGCTTCCGGCACCAACGGTCAGGGCGTCGTGAAGGCGACCCTGCAGGATGACGGCAACTTCGTCCTCTACAAGGAGGATGGCGCCGCCTGGTCCACCGAGACCAATGGCAAGAGCGCGGACCGTCTGGTCGTCCAGGCCGACCGCAATGTCGTGCTGTACGGCTCCGACGGCGGCTCGCTGTGGTCGTCGGGCACCAACACCGACAACCCGCTGCCCGCTCCGGAGCCGGTCCAGACCCAGGCCGCCGCGGTCGAGGACGTGCCCCCGCCGCCGCCGGCCGCCCAGACCTACACCGTCGAGCCGGGTGACACCCTGTGGGCCATCGCCGAGCGCTTCTACGGCGACGGCAACCGCTACCAGGAGATCGCCAACGCCTCCGGTATCGACAACCCGGACGCCATCAACCCCGGTCAGGTCCTGACCATCCCGTAA
- the rpsR gene encoding 30S ribosomal protein S18 produces MAVKRAPSKKTRAEQARRPKKNPLIAAGVETVDYKDVNLLRTFISDRGKIRSRRVTGLTPQQQRQVAVAVKNAREMALLPFTSR; encoded by the coding sequence ATGGCAGTGAAGCGAGCACCGTCGAAGAAGACGCGGGCCGAGCAAGCCCGCCGCCCGAAGAAGAACCCCCTCATCGCGGCCGGTGTCGAGACCGTCGACTACAAGGATGTGAACCTGCTCCGCACGTTCATCTCCGACCGCGGCAAGATCCGCAGCCGCCGCGTCACCGGGCTCACCCCGCAACAGCAGCGTCAGGTCGCCGTCGCCGTCAAGAACGCGCGCGAAATGGCGCTGCTGCCCTTCACCAGCCGGTAG
- the rpsN gene encoding 30S ribosomal protein S14 produces MAKKSKIAKNEQRKLIVARWAERRAELKEIIRKPTSGDAERAAAQTALQRLPRDASPVRLRNRDAADGRPRGHLRKFGLSRVRVRAMAHRGELPGVHKSSW; encoded by the coding sequence ATGGCGAAGAAGTCCAAGATCGCCAAGAACGAACAGCGCAAACTGATCGTGGCCCGCTGGGCCGAACGGCGCGCAGAACTCAAGGAGATCATCCGCAAACCGACCAGCGGCGACGCGGAGCGGGCGGCCGCACAGACCGCCTTACAGCGGCTGCCGCGCGACGCCAGTCCGGTACGATTGCGCAATCGGGACGCCGCGGACGGACGCCCACGCGGCCATCTCCGCAAGTTCGGTCTCTCGCGTGTGCGCGTTCGCGCGATGGCCCATCGAGGAGAGCTGCCCGGTGTGCACAAATCGAGTTGGTAA
- the rpmG gene encoding 50S ribosomal protein L33 has product MASKSTDIRPVIKLKSTAGTGYTYVTRKNKRNDPDRMVLRKYDPVVRRHVDFREDR; this is encoded by the coding sequence ATGGCCTCCAAATCCACCGACATCCGGCCCGTCATCAAACTGAAGTCCACCGCCGGAACCGGATACACCTACGTCACCCGCAAGAACAAGCGCAACGATCCCGATCGCATGGTCCTGAGGAAATACGACCCGGTCGTCCGCCGGCACGTCGACTTCCGCGAGGACCGCTGA
- the rpmB gene encoding 50S ribosomal protein L28, translating into MSAICQVTGRKPGFGKSVSHSHKRTNRRWDPNIQRKTYYLPSEGRRITLTVSTKGIKTIDRDGIEAVVTRLRARGQKI; encoded by the coding sequence ATGTCGGCCATCTGCCAGGTCACCGGCCGCAAGCCGGGCTTCGGCAAGTCCGTATCGCACTCGCACAAGCGGACCAACCGGCGCTGGGACCCCAACATCCAGCGCAAGACCTACTACCTGCCCAGCGAAGGCCGGCGCATCACGCTGACCGTCTCCACCAAGGGGATCAAGACCATCGACCGCGACGGCATCGAAGCGGTCGTCACCCGGCTGCGCGCCCGCGGCCAGAAGATCTGA
- a CDS encoding ribosome hibernation factor-recruiting GTPase MRF, with product MASQRKPVLVLAGLPGRAADGVEQAARLLSEKPGTVVVRHDLSELREGVVRRTVRLDGRETVTVLELAHGCVSCTLRADLLPYLCLLAARDSVRRIVLALDPAFEAEAVCQAVNDVTVTGVADRADGPAGRDVRIDSVLTCIDARDWLADATGDETLAERGRATAEDERTVAQLAVGQAEFADALLVFDAGADLVDRERTNAVLVRLAPRSPISWVADPATLDVDDLTWLLRRVPADARRGAGFDPHASLLAGAPPLESDSGVALVEFATDRPFHPDRLHSAIDVLLDGVVSARGRAWLATQSDEVVWLESAGGGLRVGGAGKWLAAMTSRELAEVDPERRALASLRWHEQFGDRHTSLVILVADADPDEIRAALHWALVDEDELRQLRFAPERVALWSDPFGDQHEEPCDTPRSGEARVRGNQSSTTGEENR from the coding sequence GTGGCGTCCCAACGCAAGCCCGTGCTCGTCCTCGCGGGGCTCCCCGGACGCGCGGCCGACGGCGTCGAACAGGCGGCCCGCCTGCTGAGTGAGAAGCCCGGCACCGTCGTGGTGCGGCACGACCTGAGCGAGCTGCGCGAGGGCGTGGTGCGCCGGACGGTCCGCCTCGACGGACGCGAGACCGTCACCGTGCTGGAACTCGCGCACGGCTGCGTTTCCTGCACCCTGCGCGCCGACCTGCTGCCCTACCTGTGCCTGCTGGCCGCCCGTGATTCGGTGCGGCGCATCGTGCTCGCACTGGATCCGGCCTTCGAGGCGGAAGCGGTGTGCCAGGCCGTCAACGATGTGACGGTGACCGGTGTGGCCGATCGTGCCGACGGCCCGGCCGGCCGCGATGTGCGCATCGATTCCGTGCTCACCTGTATCGATGCCCGTGACTGGCTGGCCGACGCCACCGGCGACGAGACCCTCGCCGAGCGCGGCCGCGCCACCGCCGAGGACGAGCGCACCGTGGCCCAGCTGGCCGTCGGCCAGGCCGAATTCGCCGATGCCCTGCTGGTTTTCGATGCCGGAGCCGATCTGGTGGACCGCGAGCGCACCAATGCCGTACTGGTGCGGCTGGCCCCGCGCTCGCCCATCAGCTGGGTGGCCGATCCCGCCACGCTGGATGTCGACGACCTGACCTGGCTGCTGCGCCGGGTGCCCGCGGACGCGCGCCGCGGCGCCGGGTTCGACCCCCACGCCTCGCTGCTGGCCGGTGCGCCCCCGCTGGAATCGGATTCCGGCGTGGCACTGGTGGAATTCGCCACCGACCGCCCCTTTCACCCCGATCGACTGCATTCGGCCATCGATGTGCTGCTGGACGGCGTGGTGAGCGCGCGCGGCCGGGCCTGGCTGGCCACCCAGTCCGACGAGGTGGTGTGGCTGGAATCGGCGGGCGGTGGGCTGCGGGTCGGCGGCGCCGGTAAGTGGCTGGCGGCCATGACATCCCGCGAGTTGGCGGAAGTGGATCCGGAGCGCCGCGCGCTGGCCTCGCTGCGCTGGCACGAGCAGTTCGGCGACCGTCACACCTCGCTGGTCATCCTGGTCGCCGACGCCGATCCCGACGAGATCCGCGCGGCGCTGCACTGGGCGCTGGTGGACGAGGACGAATTGCGGCAGCTGCGTTTCGCGCCGGAGCGGGTCGCGCTGTGGTCCGACCCGTTCGGCGACCAGCACGAGGAACCGTGTGACACACCCCGTTCGGGCGAGGCGCGCGTGCGGGGCAATCAGAGTTCGACGACAGGTGAGGAGAACCGATAA
- the rpmF gene encoding 50S ribosomal protein L32, whose product MAVPKRRMSRANTHSRRSQWKASPPDLVPVTVGGVVRMVPRRLLRAVERGLIDLGKL is encoded by the coding sequence ATGGCCGTTCCGAAGCGCAGGATGTCGCGCGCGAATACGCACAGCCGTCGCTCGCAGTGGAAGGCGAGCCCGCCGGATCTGGTGCCGGTCACGGTCGGGGGAGTGGTGCGGATGGTGCCGCGGAGGCTGCTGCGGGCCGTCGAACGCGGGCTGATCGATCTCGGGAAACTCTGA
- a CDS encoding glycoside hydrolase domain-containing protein, whose amino-acid sequence MGDHRRPHARRLRRGRDRPRAALAQVLRCGGRADRPIYFSADFDATPQQQVAIDAYLDGAASVIGRSNVGIYGGYWPVSRALDGGTATWAWQTVAWSGGRVDPRIAIFQNGEQVTIDGVECDVNQTDRMDFGQWDVETEEPDLTPEQDAALRDIQIQLRGPGLNGWPQLGTDAQGRNRTVVDGLAAALARIDELRTEISDLEATTAELKAELDRVSGKQHWPFPFSLVEGPATAFADQLAKLEQLLPDVPLPGWGTGPNGHSNSPAASGQASAGSVSKAVSDN is encoded by the coding sequence CTGGGAGACCACCGCCGCCCGCATGCTCGACGGCTACGGCGCGGGCGTGACCGACCGCGCGCGGCGCTGGCGCAGGTGTTGCGTTGCGGTGGGCGGGCCGATCGGCCCATCTACTTCTCCGCCGATTTCGACGCGACGCCGCAGCAGCAGGTGGCGATCGACGCCTACCTGGACGGCGCGGCCAGTGTCATCGGGCGCTCGAATGTCGGTATCTACGGCGGGTATTGGCCGGTGAGCCGGGCGCTGGACGGCGGGACGGCGACCTGGGCGTGGCAGACGGTGGCCTGGTCCGGCGGCCGGGTCGATCCGCGGATCGCGATCTTTCAGAACGGCGAGCAGGTCACCATCGACGGCGTGGAATGCGACGTGAATCAAACCGACCGAATGGATTTCGGTCAGTGGGATGTAGAAACGGAGGAACCCGACTTGACACCCGAACAGGACGCGGCATTGCGCGACATCCAGATCCAGCTGCGCGGACCCGGCCTCAACGGCTGGCCCCAGCTGGGCACCGATGCCCAGGGTCGCAACCGGACGGTGGTCGACGGGCTGGCGGCGGCGCTCGCGCGGATCGACGAACTGCGCACCGAGATCAGCGATCTGGAGGCCACCACCGCCGAACTGAAGGCGGAGCTGGACCGGGTATCGGGCAAGCAGCACTGGCCGTTCCCGTTCTCGCTCGTCGAGGGTCCGGCCACCGCCTTCGCCGATCAGCTGGCAAAACTGGAGCAGTTGCTGCCGGATGTGCCGCTGCCCGGCTGGGGAACCGGACCGAACGGACATTCCAATAGTCCGGCCGCGAGTGGACAAGCGTCGGCGGGCAGCGTTTCGAAGGCCGTATCCGACAACTGA
- a CDS encoding VOC family protein: MPVRDGAWPPGTPCWVDCQVDDPAGAGEFYAGLFGWDVQGGGEDAGGYLMALRDGQAVAGIGPKPDAAVPSVWTTYFAVTDADKCAQEVTTAGGRLLVPAFDVMEFGRMFVAADASGAAFAVWEARAHDGAAVYNEHGAYVWNDLHTGDFAAAKSFYAEVFDFTFTEFDDETTRYATFTAPGGTGSVGGINDDSVNGVAAAQPTG; encoded by the coding sequence ATGCCTGTACGCGACGGGGCCTGGCCGCCGGGAACACCGTGCTGGGTCGACTGCCAGGTCGACGATCCGGCCGGGGCCGGCGAGTTCTACGCCGGCCTGTTCGGCTGGGACGTTCAAGGCGGCGGGGAGGACGCCGGGGGATACCTGATGGCGCTGCGCGACGGCCAAGCGGTGGCCGGTATCGGCCCGAAACCGGATGCCGCGGTGCCGTCGGTGTGGACCACGTATTTCGCGGTGACCGACGCCGACAAGTGCGCGCAGGAGGTGACCACGGCGGGCGGCCGGCTGCTGGTGCCCGCCTTCGACGTGATGGAATTCGGCCGCATGTTCGTGGCCGCCGACGCCTCCGGCGCGGCGTTCGCGGTGTGGGAGGCCCGCGCCCACGACGGCGCGGCGGTGTACAACGAGCACGGCGCGTACGTCTGGAACGACTTGCACACCGGCGATTTCGCGGCCGCCAAGTCCTTCTACGCGGAGGTCTTCGACTTCACGTTCACCGAATTCGACGACGAGACAACGCGATACGCCACCTTCACCGCGCCCGGCGGGACCGGCTCGGTCGGCGGCATCAACGACGACAGCGTCAACGGCGTCGCCGCGGCCCAGCCTACTGGCTGA
- a CDS encoding ATP/GTP-binding protein, which translates to MDSAPYNGGGYPAGPHGGPAYTTGQFPNPALQIPQRLGDEARTASTKIVVAGGFGAGKTTFVGAVSEIVPLRTEAMVTGYSDGVDDLAATPGKETTTVAMDFGRIILPGNLVLYLFGTPGQRRFWFMWDDLIKGAIGAVVLVDTRRIEDSFAAVDFFEAKSLPFLIAVNRFPDAPRFPVAELREALSVREGVPIVDIDARDPAEVRRSLAAVTEYAIERLMAAQRETAQQG; encoded by the coding sequence ATGGACTCCGCGCCCTATAACGGCGGAGGCTACCCCGCCGGCCCGCACGGGGGTCCGGCGTATACGACCGGTCAGTTCCCGAACCCGGCCCTGCAGATCCCGCAGCGGCTGGGCGACGAGGCGCGCACCGCGTCGACCAAGATCGTCGTAGCGGGCGGGTTCGGCGCCGGCAAGACCACATTCGTGGGCGCCGTCTCCGAGATCGTGCCGCTGCGCACCGAGGCCATGGTGACCGGCTACTCGGACGGGGTCGACGACCTCGCCGCCACGCCCGGCAAGGAAACCACCACCGTGGCCATGGATTTCGGGCGCATCATCCTGCCCGGCAACCTGGTGCTGTACCTGTTCGGCACACCCGGGCAGCGACGGTTCTGGTTCATGTGGGACGACCTGATCAAGGGCGCCATCGGCGCCGTGGTGCTGGTCGACACCCGCCGCATCGAGGACAGCTTCGCGGCCGTCGACTTCTTCGAGGCCAAGTCGCTGCCGTTCCTGATCGCGGTCAACCGCTTCCCGGACGCGCCGCGCTTTCCGGTCGCCGAACTGCGCGAGGCGCTCAGCGTCCGCGAGGGCGTGCCGATCGTGGACATCGACGCGCGCGACCCGGCCGAGGTACGCCGCTCGCTGGCCGCCGTCACCGAGTACGCGATCGAAAGGCTGATGGCCGCGCAACGCGAAACCGCGCAGCAGGGTTAG
- a CDS encoding DUF742 domain-containing protein, with amino-acid sequence MTNPHGGNRPPTTRVRPYALTSGRTEPAVELPLEAVVETLSYTAHFDWPAGDVRTEILRLGTARLSVAEIAAHLGRPLGMVRVVIGDLVVAGTLRVHSTLSDQATFDERRSLMERTLHGLRAL; translated from the coding sequence ATGACGAATCCCCACGGCGGCAACCGGCCACCGACCACCCGAGTTCGCCCCTACGCCTTGACCTCCGGCCGTACCGAGCCGGCGGTGGAGCTACCGCTGGAAGCGGTCGTCGAAACCCTGTCCTACACCGCCCACTTCGACTGGCCCGCCGGCGACGTGCGTACCGAAATCCTGCGGCTGGGCACCGCGCGACTCTCGGTCGCCGAGATCGCGGCGCATCTGGGCCGCCCGCTGGGTATGGTCCGGGTTGTCATCGGCGACCTGGTGGTCGCCGGAACCCTGCGTGTGCATTCGACTTTGAGCGATCAGGCGACCTTCGACGAGCGCCGGTCCCTGATGGAGAGGACCCTGCATGGACTCCGCGCCCTATAA
- a CDS encoding roadblock/LC7 domain-containing protein: protein MTDTQSTTTDENLNWLVTRFTKEVPGVSHAVLVSADGLLQATSPHLPSDRGEQLAAVTAGLASLSAGAAQLFEGGKVMQSIVEMQRGYLLVMSVGNGSHLAVLANKQHDIGRIGYEMALLVDRVGSVVSATARTA, encoded by the coding sequence ATGACCGACACCCAGAGCACCACGACCGATGAGAATCTGAACTGGCTGGTCACCCGCTTCACCAAGGAAGTGCCGGGTGTCTCGCACGCCGTCCTGGTCTCCGCGGACGGTCTGCTGCAGGCCACCAGCCCGCACCTGCCCTCCGATCGCGGTGAGCAGCTGGCCGCGGTGACCGCCGGTCTGGCCAGCCTGTCCGCCGGCGCCGCACAGCTTTTCGAGGGCGGCAAGGTGATGCAGTCCATCGTGGAGATGCAGCGTGGCTACCTGCTGGTCATGAGTGTCGGCAACGGCTCGCACCTGGCGGTGCTGGCCAACAAGCAGCACGACATCGGCCGCATCGGATACGAGATGGCCCTCCTGGTCGACCGGGTCGGGTCCGTCGTCTCGGCCACCGCCCGCACTGCCTAG